The Malus sylvestris chromosome 3, drMalSylv7.2, whole genome shotgun sequence genomic sequence GAATACGTAGCAGTATGCATGGGATCAGGAGCGAAGTATGAGCTACTTGTACTGGTAGGGTACGCCGTATTGTAACTTAGCCCGTACGTTGGAGGTGGATAGTACATTGATGTTGGGTACGGGCCGGGGTACGTATGCTGAACTGGTGGGCCAAGATTCATGGAGGCCATCGGCTGAGTCATTTCTGGCCCACCGGCCATGTACGGCTCAATACTGCCCACAGGAGGCGGAGCATTCTCGCCGAGGTTGGCACCACCGCCGGTGGGGGAATTACCATTTTgcgctttcttcttcttcttcttcttctttttggccCCAGTACTTGCACTATTTCCACCACCAGCACCAACAGCAGGACTAGTACCACTTTCTCCACCAGCTTCATTACTCTCGCCACCCTCTGCGTCGGACTCACCGCCGTCGTCAGCATCATCACCGCCGTCGGTTTTATCCGGTTGATCATGATCACCATCTTGTTCATGGTTATGATCTTCAGGCTGCTTCTCATTGTTATTACTATTATTCTTTGATTTCGACTTTTTCGCTTTCTTAACTTCTGGCCAAAGCTCAGCTTGCTTCCCTGACTTCAACAGCTTCTTCAGTAGGGTCTCCGCCTCCACGTTGCCCGTCACAGTCACCTTGTGCTGCTGCGAATCAATCTCCGTCGTGTAAACCCCTGATCACGTCAATTAATCAAAACACGAACGCACACGAGTGAACACATGTGTTGCAACTAGATAAAATATCAGGACATGGTtaataaccatttcgtttttagtttttgtgaCAGAAACAGAAAAAACGCATGGCAAGAAGGACGAGtgagaaatgaaggagaatGTATAAACGTACCTTCAATGTTTTGAAGGACTTTCTTGACCTTCTTCTGGCATCCTCCACAGTGGATTGAGACTTTCAAAACCCATGTCTGGAGAACGGAGGAGATGATCAACTTATaatttgtgaagaaaaaaacttgaaaataatgagaaaaaggacaaaaatattgtactaattaccTGGTATTTTAAGGTTCCAGGAGCTTCTTCAGCTGGTTTGGTTGCCATTGatgagcgagagagagagagagactgatgaAGTGGGAATAAGGAAAGTGGGGAGCTTTGAGTGAATGTGTGATGAGGTTTAAAGAGTGGGAAGAAAGCATCTGGTTTGGTCATGGTGTGGATGCCACGTCAGCTTCCACACCCCAATACACCACTGCAGATCTAACACGTCATCAAACTCACGTGACCCTCCATGAAGACCCCACTACACCTCAACCAACTGAGTTCAACTTCACAAACTCACAAGCTCACTGattaaatttcatatttttatcTGAAGGTTATGAAGGTCACGCAGAAGGCTTAATTGCAAAACAATCACGCACTAATATGCGTTTTTTAACGATATGATTATAAATCGGGAAATGAGAATATCATTGTATAGGAATGTTAACTTCAACAGTACGGCTCAGTGACATCCACTGACCCACAACATACAGTTCCAGATATCAATCTAATCTCTGCCCGTGAGGAGAGATGAGAACCTTTTGATGGATGATCAGCTTTGTACTGCATCTTTTGCTATTATAAATAGAATCGGACGGTCTTTATTCTTTTTCAAGGATTTAATCATCGATTTTTACGAGTACAGATCTTCTTCGGATCTAAAAAAATAGAGCTTAATGATCAAATGATCCGGGCCAAGGGACCATTCTTTGTAgctattggatcaaatttcaacagtcCGAATCATTTGATATTTAGGCTCCATTTTTTTAGATCCAGAGACGTTCTGTACTCGACTTTTATAGCCACTAATATAATTGACTCAGATTGGCCCTAAGCTAACCTACCCTCAAAGGATGCTGCTCAGAACTTCATAGGCCTAGAAGTTCCTTGCAAGTAATCCAGGAAGAAGAGCTATGAATGAAGATTCTTGTAACAAATGGACAAGAAGATTCTAGTAAGCAAAGTTACGAATGTTCGTCACTGTTTTTGGGCTAATCTACACTGAGCTATACGATACGAAGGAACATCCATCTCGTAACCAGCTGTACACATTCATGTCATATAATTATTTTGATCCAGCAAGTGTTAGAATCGACTGGACTTAAAGCTGCCCTCTACAGTTTTTTGATGCGGAAAAAGCTGCGTTGTTCACAGTGAACATGTCCTCCTGCAATATTGCATGAACAACACTTGTACAAAGTATGGTGGTGTGTAAAGTAAAAGTAATTGAGTTAGAAAAGACTATGGCAATTGGCAACTTCCTTTGCTGGGCCATTGCCATTGTGCTTTCAATGAACTTTTTGATGGGGGGTTTTGGATTTATCTTCAGGAAAACAACTTGTCTGTAACTGGTTCACTATTATTGTACTTCGTGACATTCCGTTTCAGTAATACAATATCATCTAAAAGATACTTACCCAAAAAGACATTATATTTTTGAATCGGGGTGCCAGATAACAATGAATCCGTTCGATAAAAGTCCTTGTATTCTCATGCAAGCAATCAATTTAAAGAtgcagaaaaattaaaattaaaaaaaaaaaaactccagacaaagaaaatgattttcacGAGTAGAATTTTCAAATGCGTAGTACATATTACACAATTACAGTAAATAAAATGCCTTCCTTTCGTCTAATTCTAAAGCAGGCCAAGCAGCTTTTAATATGGAAAAGACTACAAACAGCTAGTAGTTAACAATTATTGTGATTGCCAGCTGTATACGTTGTCTCTGTAAATCAAAAGGCAAAAGCGATACATACGGAGCATGATTTTGAAGAATCGtaattaagtcacgtcaacattttgtGTTAATAGAGATAaaaggaaaatgaaagaaaaggagAGGAGAAGTGAGAAGATTTGAAGATGGGAGAATCCTGctcatatacacacacaaaagaTAACAATAAAAACATTCTAAAAAAAGATCAAATGGTTATCACCACTATACAGCGGAAGCACTTTTGATGAGAGATATTTTAGTAGAGATATCATATATAATCCGGCTATGCACAAAAGTTCATCCTTTATTAAAGAATGTAATAATGTCATTAGTTGTGTGTTTATAACATCATTTTAATCGCCAACAAAAAGTAGGAacatattattaataaattttcaATAATATTGACACAATATCAATTGAAAGAACTAACATTCTACACAAGGGCGGATGTAATTGGGACCAAGGTGGTCTTAGAACCAACCGGAAGCCAAAAAACACGCATGTGAAGGTCCTTCAGGAACCCTTCGAATGTTTGCTAGACATATCTCAGTAAGTTGTGTCTATAACACTCGACAAAAACTCTCAATAGCACTCATCATATTGTCTATATCTGTTGACATGCAACATGGTTCAGCTAACAACAAGAAACCTTCCAAGTGTTTGACGAAATTTCTTgaataaacatttttttttgcgCCACTTCACGCTTTGTTTCTAtctaaaaattttaaatgtttaacACTGAACACGATATCGACACAAAAAAATCCATGTCATCATAGCAGACAATACGGTAAAGGGGTTTCACTTATCTGCACTTTATGTGAACCAATGGATTAGCCAGGTTACGAGCACTAGAGTGATTTGTGACACAACTTGGCACTCCA encodes the following:
- the LOC126616431 gene encoding heavy metal-associated isoprenylated plant protein 36-like, which gives rise to MTKPDAFFPLFKPHHTFTQSSPLSLFPLHQSLSLSRSSMATKPAEEAPGTLKYQTWVLKVSIHCGGCQKKVKKVLQNIEGVYTTEIDSQQHKVTVTGNVEAETLLKKLLKSGKQAELWPEVKKAKKSKSKNNSNNNEKQPEDHNHEQDGDHDQPDKTDGGDDADDGGESDAEGGESNEAGGESGTSPAVGAGGGNSASTGAKKKKKKKKKAQNGNSPTGGGANLGENAPPPVGSIEPYMAGGPEMTQPMASMNLGPPVQHTYPGPYPTSMYYPPPTYGLSYNTAYPTSTSSSYFAPDPMHTATYSHPGRFSFPLPSYSIDDDGDEDTSVNNEYGSGCYVM